The window AGATTTTAATTTAAAGggcctgggtccaaatcctaactctgccacttgttacctgtgtgactttgttgCTAGGTCCTTGTATCATGGACCccagagatcatctcatccaacaactctcatttttcagctgaggaaactggggtgacttgcccaagtcactgTAGTAGTAAGTCCCAGAGTCAGATTCAGATTCAGATCCTCTAACAACAAAAAGTTCatcactgctctttccactacacctcTTTGCCCAGTTCTACTACTTGCTACCTTAGGCAAGTTAAAGAATCAAATTTAAAGCTATAAGTACAGGCTCAGTGGTGATCTAGAAAAAGcccctcatcttacagttgaggaaacttaaatCTTGAGATTTTGTGTCACTggctcaaagtcatacaggtaattaagtagcagagccaagatttgaacctgggcccTCCAGCTGGTCATGACCTCTttagacttcagtttcctaatctggaaTGTTAGGTGATTCCTAAGACTATAGAACTTAAAGAAATAGGAGCCTTGATTTCAGGCTAAATAGAGATATTTGCCTTACAGCCacaggataaaagacaaaaaaggccCTTAGAGGTTGATTCATCCAAACTTCTACTTTTACGTATGTAGAAACAGAGACCCAAGAAGATACTTGCCCAGTATCTGACAGGTAGCAAAACCAAACTGTTTTTTAGaagtctttccctcctctcttcctttctatgtTTCAACTAGTTTTCTTTCCAAGTTGCTAGTTTAAGTCTTACCTCTTTACTTTCAGAAGATTGTGGTTCCTGTGTCTGATttcttttcctagttctgtttaacacaaaatcttttttgagtttGCTTAGTTTGGCATGTTGTGGCGCTGTGGAGGGGAGGAGACAATGCAATAGGTATAATACAAAGAACGCTGGGACCTGGGTTCATAATTTCTCTCTAATgcttgctgcctgtgtgaccatgggcaagtcatttaacctctttgggactcCTGTTTCCTTACTGTAaattgaagggattggactagatggcttctgaggtcccttccaattgtaGATCCATTAGCTAACAACTCCAGTGCCTTTTCCACCATatcttgctgtctctgtgtacttGAATTCTTATTTCTTACCCATCATCACCAACAGAAATGGAGCTGGTGATCACGAAAGTTACTTCTGTgtgaatcagaaagatctgaggcttccagaaggaagagaatgaggctCGGAGGGGTAGAGATTTTCAGGGCATAGGTTTTGTCTTAGAAGCTTTCGGCCTCTGGGTTAGTTTGCTAGTAGAGCAGTCATCCAGGATTTCTCTTATCTTCATAACATAATTTTCACAGAAAATTAGGCCCAGAAAGAAAATAACCTAGATCAGGGTCACATTGTTTCACTTGGCAAAAAtaacctcttttttctcttttcccctcaggATGTTGTGCAAGACAGAGTCTCAACATGACTCCattaaactttttctttattaatgaGTCATCAACATTTGATCATTACTGTTGAGCACTAAACTTGTGCAGTTTAGTGCCATGCAGAAAGTATTATCCTTGCTTGAGTCCTGCTAGAGACAAGCAGATAAATGTTTAGAAAGGGGTAAAAAGATTCTGACATAGGCTGAGTTCTACTGAAGAGATGATGATCAAGGGGCACTGATGCTATCAATAGGAAGGACTAACCAACATTGCTTTGGTCAGACGTGTCACTGTGTAGCAGGTTGATGGGGTAAGCAAAAGTTCTGATGTAGACTGTGGACAGGGAAGATATAAAAGGTATAGGTGATAGTATGAACCCCCCCTTCTCTGTCCTACCTATGCTCCCCAGTAGAGAAtagaccataagctccttgagaacaggggcagtttcatttttgtcatggGGTCTCCAatggcacagtgcctgccacataggagAGACAATCATTTTTTGAATAATGGTAATTGACGTCTTATAACTACCCTGTTTTGACTATAATCAGGAGAATTTAGATCCTTCCCAAGTTCCATTCATGTTTCACTTATCGGACCTTTCCAACTGAACATCCCATGGGCATCTCACTTTGACATTTTAAGAAtggaactcattctcttttctccctaaaccttcctctctccctaaaTTCCATAGCTGTGGAAGTTAAATCCTTCCAGTAACCCAGGTTCCCAACCCCAGTTatcttctcctcttcccatcACTCCCTATATATCCAATTAACAGGCAAATTTTGTCGATCTgactttcataacatctcttgatGCCATTCTCGCCATTTACACAGCCACAATGTTCATTCAGGCTCTCATCCATCTCTCTGAAACTATCACAATAGCCTCCTAAGTAATttccctcaaaatgaaattctaaaaacacaggtctgaccacatcctcaagaaggaaaaattcaatagctccctatcgtctctaggataaaataaaaattcctatgTTCATAATCTGGTTCCTGCCTACTTTTTCAGGTCTTCGTGCAGCTAAACTGACCTATTTGCTACTCCCTATATATTTAGGCCATTCCATCACCAAGTCCCTATGCCTATACTCCTTTCTAACTTTTTCCAATTAGAATCACTAGCTTCCTTCTAGGTTCAGTTCAAGTCCCATCACCAcctttttcataagatttatcCTGACACGCTCACCCCCACTTGCCAACTTTGCTAGTCCCCTACCTCAACCCCCAGGAGTTATATTtttatcttgcatatattttgtatatacttctcCCCAGATTGTTGGCAttatatttgtatcaccagcatcTAGCAGAATACCGAGCCCATAGTAAGATACAAAGTGCTCAATAAGTGCTTGAATTGAAAACAACTGGAGCTAGGGACTCCCTACACCCATTCCTCTTATAGTCTCTCCACCCTTTTCCAGCTCTAGGTAAAGAAATAGAACATTTGATACAAGAAACCTGGGGGCCAGTATGATGGGGACACTTTAGGATGTTGTATAGAAAAAGTTAGGGAAATTCCAGTAGTCAcataggaaaattactttgttcCAAGAACCTTTTATTGTAAAAACGCCCAAGGGGTGTGTGTGATCACCAGCAGCTCTTGGAGGCTGCCCGATGAGGCAATGAAGCTCCTCAGGCTTCATGGAAGACATTAGATTAGTGCAGCGTGGTGTCTGGTCCCTGGGCCCCAAAAgtctctcccccctgcccagagcCTACAGAAAGACCCCCATTTGAGTCCTGGGGCCGGAGGCTGGGTTTAGAGGCAGCTAAAGATGTTGACAATCCTGATGCAGGTGAAGTAGGTCATTTGCTTCCTTGGGCTTCATGGGATAAGGTTAGACAAGTCACTGCTCTTAGGACCTGGGACACAGGGGGCTTCTCCCACTTTCTACTCACTCTCCAGGTCTAGGGAAGCTTTCCCTATCAAGCCCTCATGACCCTGCTTACAGTGAGAAAGGGGGATAGGAGGCAGGTTTGAGTGTATAGGAATGCTAATTATCCCCTCTGGTTCAGCTGTAAGGAAGGGGGTAGGATCCTTCTATCGTGGGCAGATGGCCATCTGAGTCTTTATCACCATTCccaatccttctctctcttttggctcCGTTTCCTTCTTTCAGACGTCAATGGTGTTAATGGATGGTGACTTTTTCTGTAATGGAAAATTATGTGCTTGAAGCTCTGAGACCATTCAAGAATCTTAGGGGTATagttctcctcctctcttttcctacTCCATGCACCTACTTCCCTTCTATTCTTCCAAGccattccattctctctctgttGTCTCAGGTTTCTCCTTCACTATCTGGGTCTTGATGGCTACCTGAGGAGACCTCTACTACAGCACCCACCCTGCCAACCTTCTTCAGTTCCTAACTCCCACATCACCTGTCTGGCCCCCATTGGCCGACCTTGAGGGCTCTGCTCTggcccctttcccttctccttgggATTGTTGGAGTCGTTATCCTTGATGATGTCATACTGACGGCAGAATAGTCCAATGACAGCTGTAATAACATCAAGATACTTTACTCTTTTCCGTAATCCCAATTTTGGATCCCTCTGTTCACCCTCAAAgagcagacagacacagacacacacacacacaggcacacacacacacacagacacacacactttctATAAAATCCCAGATAGtctgatcatttcatttttgcctccCTCTTACAAAGTCCTacccccttgattttttttcattagattcTCATCAGCTTCCCATTGCTAGCTTCAGGTTATTTCCAGATTCCCTTCCACCCTCCCTAAATGCACCAAccctcattctttttcctttgcttgtgaccttggactagtgACTTCACCTCtatgagtttcagtttcttcatctataaaatggtgacaatTCTCACTACCTACCttataggtttgttgtgagggaaatgctttgaaaatctcAATGTGCTCTAGAAATTCAAGTAATGATTAttgtccccttctcccagtgctaTTTGCCACCTCCCATCTTATTGCCTCCTATCTCTTTAATCCCCAGGCCCTCCTAAGTAGTCCTCAATGTACCCTGACCctttttcttccaaacttcttgCTCACCTGCCCACATGATCAACACCACCACAATGATGACCACTTCCCCTGTCTGCAGGGTTCGTTCTCCATCCAGACCTTTTACTGTGATGTCACCTGAGGAGGACACACAGGGCCTGAAGGAttaccaagggggcagctaggaagcTTTATTTTAAAAGGCACTTAAGGAAGGCACAGCTGGGAATTAGAATGAGGGATAGATTCATAGCCATCGAGCTCAAATTGTAGGTCATCCTCTCCCCAAGGATGGCTGATTTGTGGACAGAGAGATTGGGAAGTCGGGGAATCAAAGCATCAGATAGTTGAGGTGGGGCAAAAAGCCAGCTTCTTACTCAGGATGGAAGCTTTGTGGGCTGGAGGTCAGCTTAAGGTAGCCTTGTAAAAAGCACTTCCAAATTACCagccctttctttttcctctccctcccagccTGCCATCCCTCGGAGATATAGTGGTAGCATAATTAATTCAACCAcccttctttctatttatctagGATATTTACTTGCCTTGGGTAAGTTGAGTGGTTAGATAGGTAAGTGTCAGAGGATCTTGAGTACAGAGGGATATAGATCAGGTCAGGAACTTACCTGGGCTTGAATTGTTTGAGGGCAGGCGGTCAGAGCCCTTGAGAGTTCGAAAGTGGACCCGAGGCCCAGGGGGGCTCTCCCCCCGAAGACCAATGCTCCTGACCTGTATGGTGTAGTCACTGTCTTCAGCCAAGCCCCAAAGAGCACAGGCTCGAGTAGTGGTGTTCACTTCTCGGATTACCCGCTGTCCAGGTCCATTCTGTCTCTGTGGTGGCAGAAGAGTGGGAGATCACAGGACCCTGAACACAGGACACATTCTGGTTCTGGTTATAATATTCCCCTCAAGGATCATGTGCAGCCTGTCCCAGGGGGACTGATATGTAAATGGAGGAAACTGTAGGAGTGCTTGTTATGGGAGATACCTACTCCAGTATTTACCCAACTTGGGGAGAGCCTGAGGGGGATGAAGGGAAATCTGAAGAAAGGAGGGACCAGAGGGCTGATTCATACTTGCTGGGAGATGGCGTAGCCAATGACAATGTTGCCCTCTGGAACATCCCAGGACACTGTGGCTGAATTGGCTTTGAGCTGAGTGATAGTCACATTCACAGGGGAAGGAGGTCGATCTGTGCCAAGGAAGTGACAAGTTAATATGACTGAACCTATAGAGTAGGTTCTAGTTGGCCCCTTCCATCCTCACTCAACTTACCTGCTCGGACAAACCCCAGGTCACAGCTGACCAGCAGTAGGACTGTAGGGCTTAGATATGGGGTCAGAGGAATCAGTGAAGCTATTGCCCCCACAGAGTCCATTCTGGAGCACTGGGTCATCATCTGCTCAGTCCAGCCAGTTTAGGGGCTCCTGCAGGTGTCAGGAGTCCTGGGTATCAGAGACTGCCCACAAATAGGATCTGCAGCCAGTGCCCAAGATAGGACCCAACCTCACCCCTAAAGGCTCCCCAAAGCTGTGTCCACCACAACCCCCAAGAGTCCCCAGGTAAGCTCCGCCCACGCCCACACAAGCAGTTCCACTAACTACACGCCTCTACCCTACCCACACCCACCTGCTGGGCCCCAGTGTCTCCGACGGTCAGGCCGCTCTGAGCCTAAGGGGCCGCTCTATGCCTAGGGAGCGGCCCATCTCTCAGCTCCGTTGCGCTGCCTCTACCCCATGCCAGCCCAGGCCCGGCAAGGAAGACGGTGCAGGGCCCGGTCTGTGGAGCTAAGGGCGTGATGAAAGCTGGGCTTTGGTCCGGTTGGATTTCAGAGGACTCTGCTGTCTCGCACTCTCGTTCTTTTGCTTCCTCCCTTTCCTGCGGGTCCTGATGCTGGCTCTGCTCCCCGGTGCGGAGCGGGATGCTGAGGTGCCACGCTCCGTCGCTCTCTGCAGCAGGATGTGACCCTCCAGACTGAGACCGCGGACTGTGGTTCTGCAGCGCGCTGGCTCTGCCGCCGCAGCTGGGACGTGTAGAGCAGCCCCGCCTCCGCCCCCGCCCAGGGCTCTCGCCTGCCTTctttctccaccaccaccccccccccagccccgccCTCAATTCTCCTTCTCCAGAAGACTTTATTCCTActgtcttcccttctttcccacagACACTGAGGTGGAACAGATTACCCAGTGGTCCAGTTAGCGTTAAGTGGTGTCTGGATATGACAAGTACTAGGGTCTTTCTGACCCTGTGATCGTTCTGCCCTATAGTGGAATTAGCTATTTTTCAAGGACGAGTTCCCCTATCCTTGGGAGTGGTTTGGAGGTGGAAAAGTGGGGGCTCCAGGCCCTAGAGAGACCCAGATCTTACGCAGCATTGAAGGTCCGCTCTCTCAAACTCCAGAACTCAACCTTAGCCCACGACCCAAAATCTAAAGGAGACCCTGATTGTAGCATTGGCTCTCCAACCCAACCTTCCCAAACCCATTCTCCTACTAACTCCAAGTCTAAACCCCCATCATTTCAAgtgcaagaaaacaaacaaacaaaaaaatgggatAGTTTATCTATAGGTGTGAAACTTAAGGAATACATAACAGAATTCTACaggaattaaattcaacaaatatttcttaaactaTATTTAGGGCAATATGCTAGGTATTGTAGACTTacagacaaaattttaaaagtacttgaCCTCAAAGAACCTACATTTTATTGGAGGAACACAACATGCAAGGACATATATCTTGTATGAcctcacatatgtatataattatttctaAGCATATGCAAAGCAATAcaaataatttcaagaggaatCTGAACAgtgttttgaaggaaatgagaaattctgTAAGGTAGGGATGAGGAAAGAATGCATTCTAAATGTGGAATACCACCTGAAAAAAGTTATGGTATGTACAGGGAAGAGCTAGCAGATCAGTTTGACTGGCACAGAGAATAAATGAAGgacagctggttggcacagtggaaaaagcacagggatgggagtcaggaagacatcttcctaaattcaaatttggcctcagagaattactagctgtgtgaccctgggcaagtcacttcaccctatttgcctcagtttcttcatctgtaaaatgaactggagaaagaaatggtaaacaattcagtatttttgtcaagaagttcccaaattgggtcacgaagagtcagacatgactgaacaacaaaacaaaaatgtgaaatgattgCAAAGGTAATTGGAAGCTAGTTTGCAGAGGACTTTAACTGCTATGAGgatttttatgttttatcctaaagaaaatagggagccattgcagATTTTTGAGCAGGGATGAGTGACATAGGA is drawn from Dromiciops gliroides isolate mDroGli1 chromosome 2, mDroGli1.pri, whole genome shotgun sequence and contains these coding sequences:
- the FNDC4 gene encoding fibronectin type III domain-containing protein 4 isoform X3, producing the protein MMTQCSRMDSVGAIASLIPLTPYLSPTVLLLVSCDLGFVRADRPPSPVNVTITQLKANSATVSWDVPEGNIVIGYAISQQRQNGPGQRVIREVNTTTRACALWGLAEDSDYTIQVRSIGLRGESPPGPRVHFRTLKGSDRLPSNNSSPAVIGLFCRQYDIIKDNDSNNPKEKGKGPEQSPQGRPMGARQKKSPSINTIDV
- the FNDC4 gene encoding fibronectin type III domain-containing protein 4 isoform X1 — encoded protein: MMTQCSRMDSVGAIASLIPLTPYLSPTVLLLVSCDLGFVRADRPPSPVNVTITQLKANSATVSWDVPEGNIVIGYAISQQRQNGPGQRVIREVNTTTRACALWGLAEDSDYTIQVRSIGLRGESPPGPRVHFRTLKGSDRLPSNNSSPGDITVKGLDGERTLQTGEVVIIVVVLIMWAAVIGLFCRQYDIIKDNDSNNPKEKGKGPEQSPQGRPMGARQKKSPSINTIDV
- the FNDC4 gene encoding fibronectin type III domain-containing protein 4 isoform X2 → MMTQCSRMDSVGAIASLIPLTPYLSPTVLLLVSCDLGFVRADRPPSPVNVTITQLKANSATVSWDVPEGNIVIGYAISQQRQNGPGQRVIREVNTTTRACALWGLAEDSDYTIQVRSIGLRGESPPGPRVHFRTLKGSDRLPSNNSSPGDITVKGLDGERTLQTGEVVIIVVVLIMWAAVIGLFCRQYDIIKDNDSNNPKEKGKGPEQSPQEKVTIH
- the FNDC4 gene encoding fibronectin type III domain-containing protein 4 isoform X4, whose protein sequence is MMTQCSRMDSVGAIASLIPLTPYLSPTVLLLVSCDLGFVRADRPPSPVNVTITQLKANSATVSWDVPEGNIVIGYAISQQRQNGPGQRVIREVNTTTRACALWGLAEDSDYTIQVRSIGLRGESPPGPRVHFRTLKGSDRLPSNNSSPAVIGLFCRQYDIIKDNDSNNPKEKGKGPEQSPQEKVTIH